A window of Candidatus Vicinibacter proximus contains these coding sequences:
- a CDS encoding single-stranded DNA-binding protein, producing MFMNTLRNSVQLIGHLGKTPELITLEKGRFVAKATLATHETYTSNNGEHITNTHWHKLVAWGPLAENMSKILEKGTAVLVKGKLVTRSYEDKNGIPKTITEILVSDFMKMKKEQVA from the coding sequence ATTTTTATGAACACACTACGCAATTCAGTCCAATTGATTGGACACCTTGGAAAAACTCCAGAACTGATCACCCTTGAAAAAGGAAGGTTTGTAGCCAAAGCAACTTTAGCTACCCATGAGACCTATACCTCCAACAATGGTGAACACATCACCAACACGCACTGGCACAAACTTGTAGCCTGGGGCCCTTTGGCCGAGAACATGAGTAAGATTTTAGAGAAAGGAACAGCTGTTCTTGTTAAGGGTAAGTTGGTTACCCGATCGTATGAGGATAAAAATGGTATTCCAAAAACGATTACTGAAATTCTGGTTTCTGATTTTATGAAAATGAAAAAAGAACAAGTCGCATAA
- a CDS encoding single-stranded DNA-binding protein, which yields MNTLRNSVQLVGHLGKDPELTNLDKGKKLARVSIAVNEFYTTAKGEKTNNTQWLNLIAWDKKAEYLSNYLAKGNEVMIQGKLSSRSYEDKSGQTKYVTEIVVNEIYKINKPKED from the coding sequence ATGAATACACTACGCAATTCAGTTCAATTGGTTGGACATTTAGGAAAAGATCCGGAACTTACAAATCTTGACAAAGGGAAGAAGTTAGCAAGAGTGTCCATTGCAGTAAATGAATTTTACACTACCGCAAAAGGGGAGAAGACCAACAACACCCAATGGTTAAATCTCATTGCCTGGGACAAAAAAGCAGAATACCTGAGCAATTACCTGGCAAAAGGAAATGAAGTCATGATCCAGGGAAAACTTTCGTCACGATCTTACGAAGACAAATCAGGACAAACAAAGTATGTCACAGAAATTGTGGTGAATGAAATTTACAAGATCAATAAGCCAAAAGAAGACTGA
- a CDS encoding TonB-dependent receptor, producing the protein MGKLQIFNISRREIFRIFTILGLVFHFFETSSILQAQEKIEGKVKDGRTKHPLQGVIVRAGTSGSVTDENGYFQITMDQSGTKQLNFSYLGYKNLEIKLVQADVERGPLDILMEEENVLLQTAVISSSRFERPISESPISMELIKPEYPERLTSTSVQQVLDRVPGVQILDGQANIRGGSGYSYGAGSRVMLIMDDLPILQPDAGFPNWDDLPLENVGQIEIVKGAASALYGSAAMNGIIHFRNIKPSTEPFTRISIIPRLFLTPKPGNQWWGKGNNIQPGEFISTFVHRQKFQSTDLVLGGYYGNKTGFNEGNNSQNFRINGIVTQHFSERLIATMGLNVNTGSSSSFFYWNAEGSYSGDTTSYSNSKKLRFSLDPSIQYFTAKNYKHKLMTRWLHVDNNVDNNQSNKSENLYAEYQIQKTFESLGMSFNAGIVGSSSYINAKLYSDTVFNSFNLASYVQFEQKLFERLNLSAGVRYEYFSLTGPNSISGKIIKNPSVDQRPVFRLGANYRLMAATYLRASWGQGFRFPTIAEKYITTNAGGVMVTPNPDLKSEYGDSYEIGVKQGLIIGRFKGMVDLSGFLSRYQNMMEFSLLFKDFRFLFQSQNVGDTRIKGFEIGTQGVIDFGDQKIQIAGGYTYIDPKFREWDITGKDVAINALDKATQAQRNAASSTSTENVLKYRSKHLFRWDVEYQFKKFFAGLNFNYASHVAAVDWLFEVDVFIPGVKEFRKKHNYGYRIYDFRIGYQFEKYELQLNLNNAFNESYTFRPGLMEAPRNLSARMAWRING; encoded by the coding sequence ATGGGCAAGTTACAGATATTCAATATTAGTCGAAGGGAAATCTTTAGGATTTTTACAATTTTGGGCCTTGTCTTTCATTTTTTTGAGACCTCGTCCATATTGCAAGCACAGGAGAAGATAGAAGGGAAGGTAAAGGACGGTAGGACCAAGCACCCACTTCAGGGCGTAATTGTAAGGGCTGGAACGTCCGGCAGTGTTACCGATGAAAATGGTTATTTTCAAATTACCATGGACCAAAGTGGCACTAAACAATTGAATTTTAGCTATCTGGGTTATAAGAATTTAGAGATTAAATTGGTACAGGCAGATGTTGAACGTGGGCCATTAGATATTTTGATGGAAGAAGAAAATGTGTTGTTGCAAACTGCGGTTATCAGTTCCTCCAGATTTGAAAGACCCATCAGTGAATCGCCAATATCCATGGAGCTGATCAAGCCTGAATACCCTGAGCGTTTAACCTCGACTTCTGTTCAGCAAGTTTTAGATCGAGTACCAGGCGTTCAAATTTTAGATGGGCAAGCTAACATTAGAGGAGGGTCCGGTTATAGCTATGGTGCAGGAAGCCGAGTGATGTTAATAATGGATGACCTTCCTATTCTACAACCCGATGCCGGATTTCCCAATTGGGATGATTTACCATTGGAGAATGTTGGACAAATTGAGATAGTAAAGGGAGCGGCATCCGCATTATATGGTTCTGCTGCCATGAACGGCATCATTCATTTCCGTAACATCAAGCCTTCCACGGAACCATTCACAAGGATCAGTATAATCCCAAGATTATTTCTGACACCAAAACCCGGAAATCAATGGTGGGGAAAAGGTAACAACATACAGCCAGGTGAATTTATCAGCACTTTTGTGCACCGGCAAAAATTCCAATCTACTGATCTGGTCCTTGGAGGGTATTATGGCAATAAAACAGGATTCAATGAGGGTAATAACAGTCAGAATTTCCGTATTAATGGAATCGTGACACAGCATTTTAGTGAAAGATTAATAGCTACTATGGGACTTAATGTGAATACCGGAAGTAGTTCCAGTTTTTTTTACTGGAATGCTGAAGGATCCTATTCCGGAGACACTACCTCATACAGCAATTCTAAAAAGTTGAGATTTTCTCTGGATCCTTCAATTCAATATTTTACAGCAAAAAATTATAAACACAAGCTCATGACCAGGTGGTTGCACGTGGACAATAATGTGGACAATAACCAATCCAATAAAAGTGAGAATTTGTATGCCGAGTATCAGATTCAAAAAACTTTTGAATCGCTTGGTATGAGTTTTAATGCAGGAATTGTGGGGAGTTCATCGTACATCAATGCAAAGCTTTATTCCGATACTGTTTTTAATAGTTTTAATCTGGCATCCTATGTACAATTTGAGCAAAAATTATTCGAAAGACTAAATCTCAGTGCAGGTGTAAGATATGAGTATTTTAGCCTGACAGGGCCTAACTCAATTTCCGGAAAAATAATTAAAAATCCATCCGTAGATCAACGTCCTGTATTTCGTTTGGGTGCCAATTACAGACTTATGGCTGCCACTTATTTAAGAGCCAGTTGGGGGCAAGGATTTCGCTTCCCTACGATAGCAGAGAAATACATCACTACAAACGCCGGAGGTGTCATGGTCACACCAAATCCTGATCTAAAATCAGAGTATGGAGATTCTTATGAGATTGGAGTCAAACAAGGTTTAATCATTGGTAGATTCAAAGGTATGGTAGACTTGTCCGGATTTCTTTCCAGGTATCAGAACATGATGGAATTTTCATTATTGTTTAAAGATTTCAGATTTTTATTTCAATCCCAAAATGTTGGGGACACCCGTATTAAAGGATTTGAAATTGGCACCCAAGGCGTCATTGATTTTGGAGATCAAAAAATTCAAATTGCAGGAGGGTATACCTATATTGATCCAAAGTTTAGAGAATGGGATATCACCGGCAAGGACGTTGCCATAAATGCATTGGATAAGGCAACTCAAGCCCAACGAAATGCTGCAAGTTCTACATCCACCGAAAATGTGCTGAAGTACCGCTCCAAGCATTTATTTAGATGGGATGTTGAATACCAGTTTAAGAAATTTTTTGCAGGACTAAATTTCAACTATGCAAGTCATGTGGCGGCAGTGGATTGGTTGTTTGAAGTGGATGTATTTATTCCGGGCGTAAAAGAATTTAGAAAAAAGCATAATTATGGTTACCGGATATATGATTTCAGAATAGGTTATCAATTTGAAAAATATGAACTCCAGCTTAATCTGAACAATGCCTTCAATGAATCTTATACCTTCAGGCCCGGATTGATGGAAGCACCAAGGAACCTCAGTGCAAGAATGGCCTGGAGAATTAATGGTTAA
- a CDS encoding leucine--tRNA ligase: MDYNHREIEKKWKQYWQNNQVYKVEDNFSKPKYYVLDMFPYPSGAGLHVGHPLGYIASDIVARHKKMSGYNVLHPMGFDAFGLPAEQYAIQTGVHPSKSTMDNIQRYRDQLSNIGLNYDWSREVITCDPTYYRWTQWIFLKLFNHYFNITLKSARPIDELISHFETNGSVDAQAFGLEDINFTADEWHTMSSIKKSNILMNYRLAYRKESFVNWCEGLGTVLANDEIKDGVSERGGFPVEKKPMMQWALRISAYAERLLNDLDNLEWSEALKTMQKNWIGRSTGAQINFRIKDSNQSLEIFTTRPDTIFGVSFMVIAPEHEMVNELTTDPHKQVVGEYLEYVNKRTDRERLADTKTVTGVFTGSYAIHPISGENIPIWISEYVLIEYGTGAIMAVPGHDLRDQAFALKFNLPIVTVVDQSSFPNAGLEEKNGYMINSGILNGLSVKDAIHKIIGEIVSRQIGKEKVQYRMRDANFSRQRYWGEPFPVFYDHEGVCHPMEESELPLTLPQIDQISASSGGKSPLAAAGEWVNFEEGKTRETDTMPGYAGSSWYFLRYMDAKNNTEFASKENMAYWKDVDLYIGGTEHAVGHLMYARFWHKFLNDLGYVPTTEPFKKLVNQGMIQGMIESICLVKESQPPHFISNDISQKYSSDAIAHIPVHKDFVINYGTSEAHLNLDGIQKFLEWRSDHSSAIFENENSVGDINALPKDFKIKTKTEVGKMSKRYHNVVNPDDVVEEYGADCFRMYEMFLGPIEDSKPWDTKGISGVAGFLKKYYQLFYGDKNQFKLSDETPTSEELKILHTCIRKVNNDVQVLSFNTSVSAFMICVNELRKLNCNKKDILLPLNNLLAPFAPFITEEIYFASGGHGSVHQQDMPVHNEAFLTSDEINYPVSINGKKRCEWPVSKSKPESELMQEVLLLDEIKKWVEGQSIKKIIIVPGRMINIVL, from the coding sequence ATGGACTACAATCATAGGGAAATAGAAAAAAAATGGAAACAATACTGGCAGAACAATCAAGTTTACAAAGTAGAAGATAATTTTTCAAAACCTAAGTATTACGTACTGGATATGTTTCCCTATCCTTCAGGGGCCGGTCTACATGTTGGCCATCCATTGGGATATATTGCCTCCGATATTGTAGCAAGACATAAAAAGATGAGTGGTTACAATGTATTACATCCAATGGGATTTGATGCATTTGGTTTGCCCGCCGAGCAATATGCCATTCAGACAGGAGTGCATCCTTCTAAATCCACCATGGATAACATCCAAAGATATCGCGACCAACTTTCAAATATAGGTCTGAACTACGACTGGAGCCGTGAGGTCATAACCTGTGATCCTACCTACTATCGTTGGACGCAATGGATATTCTTAAAGCTATTTAATCATTACTTCAACATAACCCTTAAAAGTGCAAGACCGATTGACGAATTAATTAGTCATTTCGAAACCAACGGATCTGTTGACGCGCAGGCATTTGGATTAGAAGATATAAATTTTACTGCAGATGAATGGCATACCATGTCATCGATTAAAAAATCCAATATCCTGATGAACTATCGTCTGGCATATAGAAAAGAAAGTTTTGTAAATTGGTGTGAAGGCTTGGGTACCGTACTAGCCAATGACGAAATAAAAGACGGTGTTTCAGAAAGAGGTGGATTTCCTGTAGAGAAAAAACCAATGATGCAATGGGCATTACGTATCTCTGCTTACGCCGAAAGATTGTTGAATGATCTGGACAATCTGGAATGGTCTGAAGCCTTAAAAACCATGCAAAAAAATTGGATTGGAAGATCTACCGGAGCTCAGATAAATTTTAGAATAAAAGACAGCAATCAAAGTTTAGAGATTTTCACCACCAGACCCGACACAATTTTTGGAGTGAGTTTTATGGTTATTGCTCCTGAACATGAGATGGTAAATGAACTTACCACCGACCCCCATAAACAAGTGGTAGGAGAATACCTGGAGTATGTCAATAAAAGAACAGATCGAGAAAGACTTGCAGACACAAAAACCGTAACCGGGGTTTTCACCGGATCCTATGCCATCCATCCGATTTCAGGAGAGAATATACCTATCTGGATATCCGAATATGTTCTCATAGAATACGGCACGGGAGCAATAATGGCAGTACCGGGTCATGATTTAAGAGACCAGGCATTTGCATTGAAATTTAACCTTCCTATAGTCACTGTAGTGGATCAGTCTTCTTTTCCAAATGCCGGACTGGAAGAAAAAAATGGGTATATGATAAATTCAGGTATACTCAATGGCCTATCCGTAAAAGATGCCATCCACAAAATCATCGGTGAAATAGTAAGTCGCCAAATAGGCAAAGAAAAGGTGCAATACAGAATGCGCGATGCAAACTTCAGCCGTCAAAGGTATTGGGGGGAGCCATTCCCAGTCTTCTATGACCATGAAGGGGTATGCCATCCAATGGAAGAATCAGAATTACCTCTCACACTTCCCCAAATTGACCAAATCAGCGCGAGTTCCGGTGGCAAATCACCTTTAGCCGCTGCAGGCGAATGGGTCAATTTTGAAGAAGGCAAAACAAGAGAAACGGATACCATGCCCGGTTACGCCGGCTCGAGCTGGTATTTCCTCAGATACATGGACGCTAAGAATAACACTGAATTTGCCTCTAAAGAAAACATGGCCTACTGGAAAGATGTAGATCTTTATATTGGAGGAACTGAGCATGCAGTAGGCCATCTGATGTATGCGCGTTTTTGGCATAAATTTTTGAACGATCTTGGATATGTACCCACTACTGAACCCTTTAAAAAATTAGTTAATCAGGGTATGATACAAGGAATGATTGAAAGCATTTGCCTGGTCAAGGAAAGTCAACCGCCACACTTTATTTCAAACGACATATCTCAAAAGTATTCTTCTGATGCAATTGCTCACATTCCGGTACATAAAGATTTTGTAATTAACTACGGAACAAGTGAGGCACATTTAAATTTGGATGGCATACAAAAGTTTTTGGAATGGAGATCCGATCATTCCAGTGCAATTTTTGAAAATGAAAATTCAGTGGGAGACATTAATGCTTTACCAAAAGACTTTAAAATAAAAACGAAAACGGAAGTTGGTAAAATGTCCAAACGATACCACAATGTGGTAAACCCGGATGATGTAGTGGAAGAGTATGGGGCAGATTGTTTTAGAATGTATGAAATGTTTCTGGGTCCGATTGAAGATTCTAAACCATGGGATACAAAAGGAATCAGTGGAGTTGCAGGCTTTCTTAAAAAATATTACCAGTTATTTTATGGGGATAAAAACCAGTTCAAACTTTCAGACGAAACTCCAACTTCCGAGGAATTGAAAATACTGCATACTTGCATCCGGAAAGTAAATAACGACGTTCAGGTGCTTTCATTCAATACTTCTGTTAGTGCTTTTATGATTTGTGTGAATGAATTACGAAAATTAAATTGCAATAAAAAAGATATTCTATTGCCGCTAAATAATCTTCTTGCGCCATTCGCACCTTTCATAACAGAAGAAATTTATTTTGCCTCCGGTGGCCATGGTTCTGTTCACCAACAGGATATGCCCGTACATAATGAAGCTTTTCTTACTTCGGATGAAATAAACTACCCGGTGAGTATAAATGGTAAAAAACGATGTGAATGGCCTGTAAGTAAATCGAAACCAGAATCAGAACTCATGCAGGAAGTTCTATTGCTGGATGAAATAAAAAAGTGGGTCGAAGGTCAGTCAATCAAAAAAATCATAATTGTACCTGGCAGAATGATAAATATAGTTTTATAA
- a CDS encoding cbb3-type cytochrome c oxidase subunit I yields MENQNTSSKSISYIMNTKNWWGPLTFILIISILGVGMIGYQTYIDAPPMSGFTDDKGNVVIDKKTLEHGQEVFHKYALMEYGSFFGDGAQRGPDFTAEALHKMSVFMADFYAKEFTAEKGSAPDEFMVKQIEERIKQELKENRYDKVRDMVALTPAQNYAHAQLQNYYLGIYKGGKTEKGFPPSNYITDDKELKDLSSFFFWGAWVCVTERPGTTYSYTHNWPYDPGSGNTPTSPVILWSVLGLLAFVLMCGIVLYFIGQYNQLPNKFFKPSTKDLFSMERVARFSPTPTQRASFKFFFVAILLFFLQVSSGLITINDFINWLSYIGINISDDVPVTISRSWHLMLSLYWISTCWIASSIFILPILSKKEVKGQLVLVNTLFVLLFLLVGGSLTGMVMGPLGLMGKWWYWLGHQGWEFVDFGKVYQVLLMGIFILWGTVVYRGIKPALIKGQAWNLPNWILYSVIGIPLLFLSGFVAKPETNFVIADFWRWMVIHMWVEAFFEVFITVIVSYLMVLMGLVSRQAAIRVVYFATVLFLGTGLLGISHNFYWNAKPVATMALGSVFSTLQFVPLILLTVEAWRFKNMPKFAVGDVEHKQLGNFGFPEVFLFLIAVNFWNFFGAGVLGIIINLPIMNYFEHGTYLTVNHAHAALMGVYGNISIAALLFASRLLIKDKNWNTKVVTFSFWSINVGLMLMVVLDLFPAGSIQFKAVVERGLWFGRSSEFVDYGVFNSLTWLRGIGATVFFAGGVIPLTWFIVSRVKSLKSKARSIEEMDPQPVSINKHEVVSEEEMVF; encoded by the coding sequence ATGGAAAATCAAAATACTTCTTCGAAGAGCATCAGTTATATAATGAATACAAAAAACTGGTGGGGACCTTTAACTTTTATTTTAATCATCAGCATATTGGGTGTTGGTATGATTGGGTATCAGACCTATATTGATGCTCCGCCAATGTCTGGTTTTACTGACGATAAGGGGAATGTTGTGATAGATAAGAAAACTCTTGAGCATGGACAAGAGGTGTTTCACAAGTATGCACTAATGGAGTATGGAAGTTTTTTTGGTGATGGAGCACAGCGAGGTCCGGATTTTACGGCAGAGGCACTCCACAAAATGTCGGTTTTTATGGCAGACTTTTATGCTAAAGAATTTACTGCTGAAAAGGGAAGTGCTCCTGATGAATTTATGGTGAAGCAAATCGAAGAGCGCATCAAGCAGGAACTAAAGGAGAATCGATATGATAAAGTACGTGATATGGTTGCGCTTACCCCGGCACAGAATTACGCTCATGCACAATTGCAAAATTATTATTTGGGTATTTACAAGGGAGGAAAAACGGAGAAAGGTTTTCCGCCTTCAAATTATATTACAGACGATAAAGAACTAAAGGATTTAAGTTCTTTCTTTTTTTGGGGCGCCTGGGTATGTGTTACGGAACGCCCAGGAACCACTTATAGTTACACACACAATTGGCCCTATGATCCGGGGTCAGGGAACACCCCTACTTCTCCTGTAATACTTTGGAGTGTGTTAGGATTATTGGCTTTTGTATTAATGTGCGGAATAGTGCTTTATTTCATAGGACAATACAATCAGTTACCTAATAAATTTTTTAAACCATCCACAAAAGATTTATTTTCAATGGAGCGAGTCGCCAGATTTTCTCCAACTCCAACACAAAGGGCGAGTTTTAAATTTTTCTTTGTAGCCATACTGCTATTTTTTCTGCAGGTTTCCAGCGGGCTCATCACGATTAATGATTTTATCAACTGGTTAAGTTACATAGGCATAAATATTTCTGATGATGTCCCTGTAACCATATCCAGAAGTTGGCATTTAATGCTTTCCCTATATTGGATTTCTACCTGTTGGATTGCCTCCTCCATTTTTATATTGCCGATACTTTCTAAAAAGGAAGTAAAAGGTCAATTGGTTTTGGTAAATACCTTATTTGTTTTGTTGTTTCTTCTTGTTGGAGGTTCGTTAACCGGCATGGTAATGGGTCCCTTGGGATTAATGGGTAAGTGGTGGTATTGGTTAGGTCATCAGGGATGGGAGTTTGTAGACTTTGGGAAAGTTTACCAGGTATTGCTGATGGGAATATTTATTTTATGGGGCACTGTTGTATATCGTGGCATTAAGCCTGCGCTTATTAAAGGACAGGCATGGAATCTACCAAACTGGATTTTGTATTCTGTTATTGGCATTCCATTGTTGTTTCTGTCCGGATTTGTTGCGAAACCGGAGACTAATTTCGTGATTGCCGATTTTTGGCGATGGATGGTGATTCATATGTGGGTGGAGGCTTTTTTTGAAGTTTTCATTACGGTTATCGTTTCCTATCTGATGGTATTGATGGGTTTAGTAAGCAGACAGGCGGCCATCCGAGTTGTTTATTTTGCAACTGTATTATTTTTAGGTACTGGGCTACTTGGCATCTCCCATAATTTTTATTGGAATGCTAAACCTGTTGCGACCATGGCATTGGGTAGTGTGTTCTCTACTTTACAATTTGTGCCACTGATATTACTGACCGTAGAGGCATGGCGCTTTAAGAACATGCCAAAATTTGCTGTTGGTGATGTAGAACATAAACAGTTAGGCAATTTTGGATTTCCTGAAGTGTTCTTATTTTTAATTGCGGTCAACTTTTGGAATTTTTTTGGTGCCGGAGTTTTGGGCATTATCATCAATTTGCCCATCATGAATTATTTCGAGCATGGAACATATCTGACCGTTAATCACGCCCATGCCGCATTAATGGGCGTTTATGGAAATATTTCTATTGCAGCGCTGCTTTTTGCTTCGAGGTTGTTGATCAAGGATAAAAATTGGAACACAAAAGTAGTTACGTTCTCTTTCTGGTCAATCAATGTTGGACTGATGTTAATGGTTGTATTGGATTTATTTCCGGCAGGATCTATACAGTTTAAAGCAGTTGTAGAAAGAGGATTGTGGTTTGGACGGTCTTCAGAATTTGTAGATTATGGAGTTTTCAATTCTTTAACCTGGTTGCGTGGAATTGGGGCAACTGTTTTTTTTGCCGGTGGTGTCATTCCTTTGACATGGTTCATAGTTTCCCGGGTAAAATCATTAAAGTCTAAGGCCAGATCCATTGAGGAAATGGATCCTCAACCAGTATCCATAAATAAACATGAAGTCGTTTCGGAAGAAGAAATGGTATTTTAA
- a CDS encoding Rrf2 family transcriptional regulator translates to MFSKACEYAIRSSIYIASQSILGHRVNLQEVAKKIESPEAFTSKILQKLVKYKIIKSVKGPGGGFEVEINQMAKIKLIRIVQAIDGDVLNRCSLGLDECSDHQPCPFHHKYKPIKNRLLDVFGKTSLHDLIKGLKNGETYLKL, encoded by the coding sequence ATGTTTTCAAAAGCCTGTGAATATGCCATTCGTTCTTCCATATACATTGCATCGCAATCTATACTGGGACATCGTGTAAATCTGCAAGAGGTTGCTAAAAAAATTGAATCGCCGGAGGCCTTTACTTCCAAAATTTTGCAAAAATTAGTTAAGTATAAAATCATTAAATCTGTAAAGGGTCCCGGCGGAGGTTTCGAAGTAGAGATAAATCAGATGGCTAAAATAAAACTGATCCGGATTGTTCAGGCTATCGATGGTGATGTACTCAACCGATGCAGTCTTGGATTAGACGAATGTTCTGATCATCAACCCTGCCCTTTTCACCACAAGTATAAGCCAATAAAAAACAGGCTACTGGATGTATTCGGAAAAACCAGTCTTCATGATCTGATTAAAGGGTTAAAGAATGGTGAAACCTATCTAAAACTATAA
- a CDS encoding IS110 family transposase: MTKVLQKAGFVGETIYVGIDVHLKSWNVSLYYGSQYLRSFHQSPHPDILVSFLQREFPGANFSCAYEAGFSGYWIKRAFDRQGVSCIVVNPADIPQTDKGNKSKTDRNDSKRIGSSLQAGMLCPIYIPSQETEADRQLVRTNEKLTRDLTRSKNRIKGMLYQVGIEIPERFGSGNWSNIFINWLKDLPISFGTLRTALNHQIKMMENIRVEKNLVLKDIRKLAVSEKYAPIASRLKTVPGVGTITAITLITEIEDMNRFKSFEKLNAFVGFYPSEFSSGEHIRTGHIISRHHKRLRSLILEAAWIGIRRDPAMTQYYNNTKLKVGGKRAIIKVSRKLLNRIRSIWLNKIDYEIGILK; this comes from the coding sequence ATGACAAAAGTATTACAAAAGGCTGGATTTGTAGGAGAAACCATTTACGTTGGCATAGATGTCCATTTGAAGAGTTGGAATGTTTCACTTTATTATGGGAGCCAATACCTGCGAAGTTTTCATCAATCACCTCATCCAGATATTTTAGTTTCATTTTTACAGCGTGAATTTCCTGGAGCAAATTTCAGTTGTGCCTATGAAGCTGGTTTTAGCGGTTATTGGATAAAGAGAGCATTTGATAGACAAGGTGTAAGCTGCATTGTTGTTAATCCAGCAGACATACCCCAGACCGACAAAGGAAATAAATCAAAAACAGATAGAAACGATTCTAAACGTATTGGATCTTCACTTCAAGCAGGAATGTTGTGTCCGATCTACATCCCATCGCAAGAGACAGAAGCTGATCGTCAACTAGTTCGGACCAATGAAAAATTAACACGAGACCTGACCAGATCAAAAAATAGAATCAAAGGAATGCTATATCAAGTAGGTATAGAGATTCCCGAACGGTTTGGAAGCGGAAATTGGAGCAATATATTCATAAACTGGTTAAAAGACCTACCTATCTCATTTGGAACATTACGAACTGCTTTAAACCATCAAATAAAAATGATGGAAAATATAAGGGTAGAAAAAAACCTGGTACTTAAAGATATTCGCAAACTAGCAGTTAGTGAAAAGTATGCCCCCATTGCTTCTAGATTAAAAACGGTACCTGGTGTGGGCACAATAACTGCCATTACTTTAATAACGGAAATAGAAGACATGAATCGCTTCAAGAGTTTCGAAAAACTAAATGCATTCGTTGGTTTTTATCCCTCGGAGTTTTCCAGTGGGGAACATATTCGTACAGGACATATAATAAGTAGACATCATAAGCGATTGCGTAGCTTAATCCTAGAAGCCGCCTGGATAGGAATAAGACGTGATCCTGCTATGACCCAATATTATAATAATACAAAACTAAAAGTAGGAGGTAAAAGAGCTATCATTAAAGTTTCACGAAAACTATTAAATCGTATAAGGTCAATTTGGTTAAATAAAATAGATTATGAAATCGGAATATTGAAATAA
- a CDS encoding UpxY family transcription antiterminator, with protein MPSWKVLYIQGRYEFKVEQQLARLGIEHYLPKVQVMRQWSDRMKKLTVPAFPSYLFVCNEDKNRQAVFQAKGVLHYVRHENQDAIIREEELDMIRKGGSMIIQNSLQAIRGLKGKQVKIKAGLLAGNTGTLVDLIGKKFVQLKLENLSMFFLVEIPTDQLQLN; from the coding sequence ATGCCAAGCTGGAAGGTCCTATATATTCAAGGCAGATATGAATTTAAAGTAGAGCAGCAACTTGCCCGACTGGGGATAGAACACTATTTACCCAAGGTCCAAGTCATGCGCCAATGGTCGGATCGGATGAAGAAATTGACTGTGCCTGCATTTCCTTCTTATTTATTTGTGTGCAATGAAGACAAGAACCGGCAGGCCGTTTTTCAGGCCAAAGGTGTATTGCATTATGTGCGCCATGAAAACCAGGATGCCATTATAAGGGAAGAAGAGCTTGATATGATCCGGAAGGGAGGGTCCATGATTATTCAGAATTCCTTGCAGGCCATCCGAGGGTTAAAAGGAAAGCAGGTCAAAATAAAAGCCGGTTTATTGGCCGGGAATACCGGAACACTGGTGGATCTCATCGGCAAAAAATTCGTTCAGTTAAAACTCGAAAATCTATCCATGTTTTTTTTGGTAGAAATACCTACTGATCAATTACAGTTGAACTGA